Part of the Leptolyngbya sp. KIOST-1 genome, CGGACAGCTCAAAGCGCTTCATAAAGATGTGGTAGCGATCCATCATCGCCTCCATCTGGGCGATGTACATCTTCTTGCCCTCGCGGTCGAACTTGCCGTAATTCCCCCCCAGCTGCACCAGTGACTGGTAATCCTGAAACAGCTGCATGGCCTCTTGCTGGACAATATCTGAATCAAAAAATCCCATGGTTCTATGCGTTTTACGCTGAGCGCTATGGTCAATACCCTCGTCACACCCAGAAGGAGAACCCAGACGGCAAACCAGAGTGGTTGTGTATCGAGACTTTCAATACTAAAAGCCTAAGGTTTGGGCGAGCCCCCGGCCAAGGGTAGATAACCCTACTTAATCTCTGCGATTTTGTCGCTGGGAGTTAGAATCGTAGAGCTGATTGCCGCCACCCACTTGGCCGCTGCCAGCACGCCGTACGTTCGAGAGAAACTCCATGTCACAAGGTCAAGGGTTTGGGTTTGGGTTAGGCAAGATGAAGGAGCTGACCGAAGCCTTCAAAAAAGCCCAGCAGATTCAAGAGGGGGCCAAGCAGCTGCAGGAAGAACTGGAGCAAATGGAGATTGAGGGCGAGTCGGGCGGCGGCCTGGTCAAGGTGACCATGAGCGGCAACCAGGAGCCCAAGGGCGTGACGATTGCCCCCGAAGCCCTCAACGAAGGGGCCGAGGTGCTCTCCGACCTGGTGGCGGCGGCGATGAAAGATGCCTACGAAAAATCGACGGCCACCATGCGCGATCGCATGGAGCTACTCACCGGCGGCCTCAACCTGCCCGGTCTCTAGGCCTCGAACGCCATGACCACTCGTCTTTTGTTCGTCTGCCTGGGCAACATCTGCAGATCGCCCTCAGCTGAAAACATCATGAATTACCTGATTGCTCAGCGGCAGCTGGGCAATCGAGTGGTGTGCGACTCGGCGGGCACCGCCAGCTACCATGTGGGCAGCCCTCCCGATCGCCGCATGGCTCAGGCCGCCAGGGCCAGAGGCCTTGAACTGGTGGGGTGCGCCCGCCAGTTCGAAGTTGCCGATTTCGAACGCTTCGACCACATTCTAGCCATGGACCGGCAGAACTACCGCGACATTGTGGCCCTCGACCCGGCCAGCCAGCACACCGAGAAGGTGCGGTTGATGTGTGACTTTTGCCGCACCCATCCCGATCGCGACGTGCCCGACCCCTACTACGGGGGGGCCGAAGGGTTCACCTACGTGATTGAACTGCTGTTCGATGCCTGTGAGGGGTTCCTCGATCACATCTTTGACCACCCGGTGGTACCCTCTCGCTAGCAAGCTGGTAATCCTGTGACGCTCAACAGTCCTGCCCCTCGGCAACCATCGATACCGTTTGCCCGATCGTGGCGGCGGCGCTGTTTGGCATGGCTGCTGGGGCTGGCGGGGGCGCTGGCAACGGCCACCCCCGGTCAGGCGGCAGAGGCGCTGCTGGTGTCCTACGGCATTCTGGAGCGCTCGATTCCGATCGCCGATCTGGAGCGGTTTGCCACCACCGGAGAGCTCACTACCCAGCTGCAGATCTACCGTCGGCAGCTCCAGATCACCGACGACCAGCTCAGCCAAATTCGCGAGGTTCTAGTCACCCCGGCCAGTATCAGCGCGGTGGGGGTGGCCCAGTTCCTCTACACCGAGCAGGGTATCCTGCTGCTGGAGCAGGTGAGCCGGGTGGTGCAAACGCCGGTGCGCCAGGCCAACGTGCAGGCGCTGCGGGGGGCGCTGATTCTGGCGGCGGCCGACCCTGAGACCGGCTTTACCCTGCTCAACGTGCTTAAAACCTACCCCACGGTTGCTATCCGCATCGATCTGGCCGAGGGACTGGCGATCGCCCAGGAGATCAATCAGGCCATTTTGCAGTCGGAGGCGGCCTTTGAGCAGGTGCAGACCCTGGCCCGCCAGCAGGCCGAGGCCAACCCGGTCGATGTGGGAGCCCTGCTACAGCTGATCGAGAGCGAGCGCCGGTATGGCATCGATTTAATTCAAGTGGTAGTGCCGGGGCTGCCTCGGCCGGCGCTGCTCTATCTGCCCCAGGTGCAGCCAGGCGGGCCGCCGGTACCGCCCGGCGGCTTTCCCTTGGTGGTCATTTCCCACGGACTGGGGGGCACCCGCGACAGCTACAGCTACCTGGCCGAATACCTGGTGACTGGGGGGATTGCCGTCGCTACCCTGGAGCACCCCGGCAGCAACGATCAGCAGCTCTACGCGCTGCTGGCGGGCCAGTCGGATGCGGTGGTGCAGGACGAAGAATTTTTGCGCCGTCCCCGCGATGTGTCGCTCACCCTCAACGCCCTGGAAAACCTCAGCCGCAACCCTTCTGTGATTCAAAATCAGCTCGACCTGAGCCGGGTGGGGGTGGTGGGGCAATCCTTTGGCGGCTACACGGCCCTGGCCCTGGCCGGAGCCAGCTTTGACCTGGCCAGGCTGGCGGCGGCCTGTCCCCCCGGCACCCTCTCCTTCAATCCCTCCCTGTTGCTCCAGTGTCAGGCCCTGCGCCTGGGCAACCCCGGCAACAGCTTAGTCGATCCCAGGGTGAGGTCAATCTTTGTCATGAATCCGGTGGGCAGCGTGCTGTTTGGGCCGACGGGGTACAGTCAGCTCGACCTGCCGGTGATGGTGGTGGCGGGCACCGCCGACACCGTGGCACCAGCGTTTCCAGAACAGATCGAACCCTTTAGCTGGCTGACCACCCCCGATCGCTACCTGCTGTTGATCAGCCGGGGTACCCACTTTTCCACCATCGGCGATGTGGTCGCAGGCGATCAGCCCCTGCCCATTCCTCCCGACATTATTGGGCTGCGCCCCGAGCTGGTGTGGGCCTACATGCAGGTGCTGGGGCTGGCCTACTTCAAGCTTACTCTGGAGGGCGACCAGCGGTTTCGCCCTGCCCTCCAGGCGGCCTTTGCCAACGCCATCCAAACAGATCCCTACGAGCTGAGCCTGATCAGCCCTCTCCCTATCGCCCCGGCAGCCCCCCCCTCGGACCCCGCGTTCGAGGGTGACGATCCCCCCGCTGCGCCCCTGGCTCCCTAGGTTAAAACTCCCCAGGTTCAAACCCTCTCCTCTCCTGCTATGCTCCCTGATATGGTCTTAACGGCGGTATGAGTTCTGGCACTGTATCGGCTGCGATCATTGGCTGGCGAGAGTGGGTAGCCCTGCCGGGGCTGGGGGTTCCAGCGATCAAGGCCAAGATCGATACCGGCGCGCGATCGTCGGCGCTGCACGCCTTTGACGTGGAGCGGTTCGAGCAGGCAGGCCGCGCCATGGTGCGCTTTCAGGCCCACCCCCTGCAGCGCAACGACGACTACCTCATCACAGCGGTGGCGGTGCTGCTGGAAGAGCGTGAGGTGCGCAATTCGGGGGGGCAGGCAGAGCTGCGACCGGTGATCGAAACCCAGGTACAGGTGGGCCAGGCCGTCTGGACCATCGAGCTGACCCTGACCAATCGCGACGAGATGGGGTTTCGCATGCTGCTGGGGCGGCAGGCGGTGCGCCGTCGCTACCTGGTGGATCCGGGCCGATCGTACCTGCAGCCCCTGCCCGTCCCCCCCGCCTGATTCCCGATTTCCCCCTAAACTATCCCCGAGGATGACTCCTGAAGCGCTATGAAGATTGCGATTTTATCCAGGGACGCCACCCTCTACTCAACCCGACGACTGAAACAGGCAGGGGAAGAGCGTGGCCACGAAATGCAGGTAATCGACCACCTGCGCTGCTACATGAATATCACCTCCCATCAGCCCAAGGTCATGTACCAGAGCCAGCCGCTGGTGGACATTGAGGCGGTGATCCCCCGGATTGGGGCATCGAACACGTTCTACGGTACGGCGGTGGTGCGGCAGTTTGAAATCATGGGGGTGTTTACCGCCAATACCTCAATGGCCATCTCGCGATCGCGCGACAAACTGCGATCGCTACAAATCATGGCTCGCCGGGGCATCGGCCTGCCGGTGACAGGCTTTGCCCACTCCACCAAGGACATCGACGGCCTGGTGGATATCGTTGGCGGTGCTCCCCTGGTGATCAAGCTGCTGGAAGGCACCCAGGGCATCGGCGTGGTGCTGGCCGAAACTCAGCAGGCGGCCAAGTCGGTGATCGAGGCCTTTCGCGGCCTCGACGCCAACATTCTGGTGCAGGAATTTATCAAAGAGGCGGGGGGCATGGACATCCGCTGCTTTGTGATCGGCGACAAGGTGGTGGCCGCCATGAAGCGCCAGGGAGCCCCCGGTGAGTTTCGATCCAACCTGCACCGGGGCGGCTCGGCCAGCCGGGTGCGCCTCACCCCCGAGGAGCGCAGCACCGCCATTCGCGCCGCCAAAGCCATGGGCCTGCGGGTGGCCGGGGTGGACCTGCTGCGCTCCAACCACGGTCCGGTGGTGATGGAGGTCAACTCATCCCCCGGCCTGGAGGGAATTGAAAAAGCCACCGATATCGATGTGGCAGGCAAGATCATCGACTTTGTGGTCAAACACGCGGCCCCCGGCAAAGACCGCGATCGCATTAAGTACTAGTCCTTGACCAACCTGATTGTGACAGGCTCCAACGGTCTAACGGTGCAGGGTACACGGTGTACGGTTTAAGGACTGCCGGGAACCGTACACCGTGCACCGTGAGCCCCACTAACCTGTCATCTTTGGCTTGGCAGACTACTAGTCCCTGGTCTTGCCACCGAATTGGCACAGTGAACGGCGGTAAAGTGTCACAGCTTCGCCATGGTCATGCCATGCAGACGCAATACCATACCTTTACTGTTGTCAATATCATGCGAGATTCAAGCGAGGTAACAGCAATGACAAGGCAGGCTTCTGGGCGTACCTCTGGGCAGGGCTCTGACCAGGCTTCTGGGCGTAAATTGCGGCCAGGGGCTCGGTCGCTGGCCCTGGTGCTCTTGGGTGCAGGAATAGCCACCGCTGGCGGGCAAGCCCTCAGCGGTCTGGGGCAGCCTACCGGGGCCGAGGCTCCCACCGCCACCCCCGTTTTTTGGGACAACGGCTTTTGGAATAGCAGTGAACAGGCTCCTCCGGCCGCCAACATTCAGGCCCAGGCTCCCCAGTCCAGCGGCGTTAATGTGGCTGTGGCCCCTTCGCTGTCTAGCCCCAACCTGATTGCCGACATTGTGGGGCGCGTAGAACCGTCGGTTGTGCGCATCGACGCTGCCCGTACGGTGCAGACCAGTCTGCCGCCCATGTTTCAGGACCCCTTCTTCCGCCAGTTCTTTGGCAACAACCTGCCGGCGCCCCAGCGGCAGCAGGTGCAGCGGGGCGTGGGCTCTGGGTTCATCACCTCCGCAGACGGCCGCATCATCACCAATGCCCACGTTGTGGCCGGAGCTAACGAGGTCCAGGTCACCCTGTCCGACGGGCGCACCTTCAGGGGTCGGGTGGTGGGTGCCGACTCGGTGACCGACATTGCCGTGATTCAAATCGATGCGCAGAACCTGCCCACGGTCTCGATCAGCGACTCCGACCGGATTCGGCCCGGGGAGTGGGCGATCGCCATTGGCAATCCCCTGGGCCTCGACAGCACCGTAACCGCCGGCATCATCAGCGCCACGGGGCGCTCCAGCCGCCAGGTGGGGGTGCCCGACAAGCGGGTCGACTTCATTCAAACCGATGCCGCCATCAACCCCGGCAACTCTGGAGGCCCGCTGCTCAACCTCAACGGCGAGGTAATCGGTGTCAACACCGCCATTATCCAGGGGGCTCAGGGGCTGGGCTTTGCCATTCCCATCAACACCGTGCAGCGCATCAGCGCCGAACTGATTCAGAATGGCCGGGTTGAGCACGCCTACCTGGGCATTCAAATGGTGAATCTGACCCCGGAGCTGCGCCAGAACATCAACAGCAACCCCAACCGATCCTTCTCTGTTGATACAGACTCTGGCGTCCTGATTGGGCGCGTTCTGCCCAACTCCCCGGCCGCTCAGGGGGGTCTGCGAGAGGGCGATATCATTACGGCGGTTGAGGGTCGCCCCGTGACTGAGAGCATTGCTGTTCAGCAGGCCGTGGAGCGCTCCCGGGTGGGACAAAACCTGTCCCTCACCCTGCGGCGCGGTGGTCGCGAGCAGACCGTCACGGTGCGTCCCGGCAACATCCCCAACCAGTAATGCATCTACCCGGCTCCGTTCAGGTTGCTGAGCGGAGTTGATGCAGGGGGCGCGGCAGACTGCCGCGCCCTTTTTTCTGGTTTGCGCTCAATCCGGCTCAGGCGGAACTGTTCGGGGCAGCCAGCATTTCAATGTGCAGTTCGGGCATCAGTCGCTTCAGGTTTTTGAGCGATCGCGTCTGCCAGAGAATGCCCTCAGAGCCGCGAAAGCTGAGCCGGGTGGTGCCGCGATCGCGCACCTTGACCACAAACATCGACAGCATGCTGATGCCCGAACTGTTGAGAAACTCTAGCTGGTGCAAGTCAACCGTACAGGCCTCCTCCATCGCCGCCGCCAGCAGCAGATCCATGACGGGTTGGTAAGCCTCGATACCGTCCAGCCGCAGAAACCCCTCCATTACAACAGTGGCCGTTTCTGCCTGGTAGTACACGCGGTAGTCTTCAGTTTCAATCATGGGATCAGGCGCTATGGCAGGGATTGACAGTGAACTCAGGCCAGGAAAACCGTTGGGGCCAGGCATGGGGGTAACTACACGCTGGGACGTGCCTATTCCCCTACAAAATACCGATGTTTGGGTCAAAATGCTGATTTGAGGTAGAGGTAGGCCTGCACATCCACCTGGGTAAACTCCGGTAGCCCCGGGTTGGGGCTAAATCCCCAGCCAAACTCCACGCCGTAGTCACACATCATGGTCAAGAAGCCCATGTGGGAATCCCCTTCGCCCATCGCCGTCTTTTCCAGCTGTTGGGCAAACAGAGTATCCAGGTCGGCGGCGCTCAAAATGCTCTGAATAAACCCCATAAACTGCTCGGCCGCTCCTGGCTCAACCAGGT contains:
- a CDS encoding DUF1825 family protein, coding for MGFFDSDIVQQEAMQLFQDYQSLVQLGGNYGKFDREGKKMYIAQMEAMMDRYHIFMKRFELSEDFMAKMTVEQLKTQLGQFGMTPDMMFQQMQQTLERMKAEIEA
- a CDS encoding YbaB/EbfC family nucleoid-associated protein; the encoded protein is MSQGQGFGFGLGKMKELTEAFKKAQQIQEGAKQLQEELEQMEIEGESGGGLVKVTMSGNQEPKGVTIAPEALNEGAEVLSDLVAAAMKDAYEKSTATMRDRMELLTGGLNLPGL
- a CDS encoding low molecular weight protein-tyrosine-phosphatase; protein product: MTTRLLFVCLGNICRSPSAENIMNYLIAQRQLGNRVVCDSAGTASYHVGSPPDRRMAQAARARGLELVGCARQFEVADFERFDHILAMDRQNYRDIVALDPASQHTEKVRLMCDFCRTHPDRDVPDPYYGGAEGFTYVIELLFDACEGFLDHIFDHPVVPSR
- a CDS encoding alpha/beta hydrolase — its product is MTLNSPAPRQPSIPFARSWRRRCLAWLLGLAGALATATPGQAAEALLVSYGILERSIPIADLERFATTGELTTQLQIYRRQLQITDDQLSQIREVLVTPASISAVGVAQFLYTEQGILLLEQVSRVVQTPVRQANVQALRGALILAAADPETGFTLLNVLKTYPTVAIRIDLAEGLAIAQEINQAILQSEAAFEQVQTLARQQAEANPVDVGALLQLIESERRYGIDLIQVVVPGLPRPALLYLPQVQPGGPPVPPGGFPLVVISHGLGGTRDSYSYLAEYLVTGGIAVATLEHPGSNDQQLYALLAGQSDAVVQDEEFLRRPRDVSLTLNALENLSRNPSVIQNQLDLSRVGVVGQSFGGYTALALAGASFDLARLAAACPPGTLSFNPSLLLQCQALRLGNPGNSLVDPRVRSIFVMNPVGSVLFGPTGYSQLDLPVMVVAGTADTVAPAFPEQIEPFSWLTTPDRYLLLISRGTHFSTIGDVVAGDQPLPIPPDIIGLRPELVWAYMQVLGLAYFKLTLEGDQRFRPALQAAFANAIQTDPYELSLISPLPIAPAAPPSDPAFEGDDPPAAPLAP
- a CDS encoding ATP-dependent zinc protease, which translates into the protein MSSGTVSAAIIGWREWVALPGLGVPAIKAKIDTGARSSALHAFDVERFEQAGRAMVRFQAHPLQRNDDYLITAVAVLLEEREVRNSGGQAELRPVIETQVQVGQAVWTIELTLTNRDEMGFRMLLGRQAVRRRYLVDPGRSYLQPLPVPPA
- the rimK gene encoding 30S ribosomal protein S6--L-glutamate ligase — encoded protein: MKIAILSRDATLYSTRRLKQAGEERGHEMQVIDHLRCYMNITSHQPKVMYQSQPLVDIEAVIPRIGASNTFYGTAVVRQFEIMGVFTANTSMAISRSRDKLRSLQIMARRGIGLPVTGFAHSTKDIDGLVDIVGGAPLVIKLLEGTQGIGVVLAETQQAAKSVIEAFRGLDANILVQEFIKEAGGMDIRCFVIGDKVVAAMKRQGAPGEFRSNLHRGGSASRVRLTPEERSTAIRAAKAMGLRVAGVDLLRSNHGPVVMEVNSSPGLEGIEKATDIDVAGKIIDFVVKHAAPGKDRDRIKY
- a CDS encoding HhoA/HhoB/HtrA family serine endopeptidase, producing MTRQASGRTSGQGSDQASGRKLRPGARSLALVLLGAGIATAGGQALSGLGQPTGAEAPTATPVFWDNGFWNSSEQAPPAANIQAQAPQSSGVNVAVAPSLSSPNLIADIVGRVEPSVVRIDAARTVQTSLPPMFQDPFFRQFFGNNLPAPQRQQVQRGVGSGFITSADGRIITNAHVVAGANEVQVTLSDGRTFRGRVVGADSVTDIAVIQIDAQNLPTVSISDSDRIRPGEWAIAIGNPLGLDSTVTAGIISATGRSSRQVGVPDKRVDFIQTDAAINPGNSGGPLLNLNGEVIGVNTAIIQGAQGLGFAIPINTVQRISAELIQNGRVEHAYLGIQMVNLTPELRQNINSNPNRSFSVDTDSGVLIGRVLPNSPAAQGGLREGDIITAVEGRPVTESIAVQQAVERSRVGQNLSLTLRRGGREQTVTVRPGNIPNQ
- a CDS encoding slr1659 superfamily regulator; this encodes MIETEDYRVYYQAETATVVMEGFLRLDGIEAYQPVMDLLLAAAMEEACTVDLHQLEFLNSSGISMLSMFVVKVRDRGTTRLSFRGSEGILWQTRSLKNLKRLMPELHIEMLAAPNSSA